The window AAAAGTAAACGGCAAAGCTGAAGATTTAACTTGGGAAATTTTCCGCGATACATTGATTGAGCAAGCTGAACAAGGTGTGGATTACTTCACTATCCATGCGGGTGTTCGCTTGGCTTACATTCCAATGACGGCAAAACGCATGACCGGCATCGTGTCACGCGGCGGTTCTATTATGGCAAAATGGTGCTTGGCGCATCATAAAGAATCATTCCTTTATGAGCATTTTGAAGATATTTGCGAAATCATGAAGCAATACGACGTTGCCTTTAGTTTAGGCGATGGCTTACGCCCAGGCTCAATTTATGACGCCAATGATGAAGCACAATTTGCTGAATTGAAAACACTAGGCGAACTAACACAAATTGCTTGGAAGCACGACGTACAATGTATGATTGAGGGCCCAGGCCACGTGCCTATGCATTTAATTAAAGAAAACATGGAGCTACAACTAGAGCATTGTGGCGAAGCTCCTTTCTATACATTGGGCCCTTTAACTACAGACATTGCACCGGGTTATGACCACATCACCTCAGGTATCGGTGCCGCCATGATTGGTTGGTACGGGTGTGCAATGCTTTGTTATGTAACCCCTAAAGAGCACTTAGGTTTACCAGACAAAGAAGACGTGCGCGTTGGGATCATTACCTACAAAATTGCAGCACATGCAGCAGATTTGGCAAAAGGTCACCCAGGTGCTCAGATTCGCGACAATGCACTTTCAAAAGCACGTTTCGAATTCCGCTGGGATGACCAATTTAACCTTGGCCTAGATCCTGAAAAAGCCAAAGAATTTCATGATGAAACATTGCCGCAAGAAGGCGCAAAACAAGCGCATTTCTGCTCTATGTGCGGCCCACACTTTTGCTCTATGAAAATCTCACAAGATGTACGTGATTACGCAGACAAGCTAGGCGTGAGCGGAGAAGAAGCGCTACACAAAGGCATGCAAGAAAAAGCCATTGAGTTTGTGAAAAAAGGCTCAGAAGTTTATCAAAAAGTTTAAGTTCACTTTTTAGCCAATAAAAAAGCCAGCAGATGCTGGCTTTTTTATTTTCCGCTCAGTATTTTTCATACTAAGCTAGCCCTTTGATTTGAATTAAAAATTTAGCCGTATTTAACGACCTTTATTAGGCATTTGATTTCACGTTAACCGCATTAAGCTGGTATTTTACTTTTACCTATCTGGCTGAGTTGTGAACAATATTGAATCCAGTATCGTTGCCGACTTTAGGCAAACCCTGCTTTGGCCAGTGCAGCTCATTTCAGAGTCAAATAGCCAAAAAATCCAACGCCCATGGGATATTCTCAAAGCTGAAAATTGCCCTTGGCAAGAAATTCAGGATGAGTTTTCCTTAGCAAAACAATCTTTAAGTGAAGTGCGCTATCAAGAGTTCGTCACTTTTATGCCATTTGCACAGCGCTTTTTATACGGCGAAGGCAAGCATGGGCGAGAGTCTGGTGGCTATGGAGAGTCGCCTCTGCATATATTTTCCCGCTCAGATGTTAATCAAGTTCGAATTACGCTAAAACACGAAAAAGAACCCATCGTATTAAAAGTCGCGCATATTGAGCTGTATTTTTTCTTTGATATTGACGTGGCTTTTTTAGCTCTCGAAGTCACAGGGAAAAACATCAAACTCAATCATGCCATGGATATTCTCTATCGCTTGGGACGCACTTACCCCAATTATTGGGAAGAAAATGGCGATGCTGGCCACTGCGCGAAAAGTATTGAATGGTTAGATAAAGAGGGCAACGTGCTTTCTCGCTCAGACTACCAAGATAAAGCACGCTACTTAGCCTTTGTAAAAGACAACCACGTGCCTTGTGTTTCATTGCATTGGGAATTTCTAATGCATCCCTTGGTACAACATTATTCCAGCCAAGAAGGCCTAATTCGCTATCGTGAAATTGAATACCAACGTATGCCACTAATGGCCTACCTAGCCTTTGAAGATATCAACAAACTTACCCGTGGTGATTTAATACGGCTAGGCCTCGTCACGCAACCTTGGGATTCTGAAACGCTGCCGTTTACCGAAGAGTTTTTAAGCAACTTTGAACAAAAGCACTGCTACGACCGATATTGGGACAACAATAGATGCGACCTATGGAGCAGCACACGCATTATGTGCACAGGACAAAATTTTATTGTAGTCGGCAGTCAACAGCACCACGTGTACACCAACGATAAAACCGGCATTAAGCGCAATTATCAAAACCAATATTTTCTACTATTTTTAATCGCCCATTTCCAAAAAGCCGCGCTCTTAATGCTATCAGACCGCATGGTGCAAGCCATTAGCCGCCTCAATATTGAAGATGAAGACTCCATCAAAGCGTTTAGGCAAAGTATCCGCAATGTCATGGGCGTATTTTTACGCTTTACTCACCGCTATTGGTTTGAGAGCGTATCAGACCAAGCCGTGGCCAAAGATGTATTTACCATGATGCATAAGCAATTGGACACGCTAGACCTGTTTAAAAAAACGCGTTACCGCATTATGGATATGGCCGAGTACTTAGAAGGCGAAGAGATTAAACGTCAAGCCGACACGGTAGTAAGATTAACCGTAGTGACCATTTTAGGCTTAATAGGCAGCATGACCAGTGGCTTGCTAGGCATGAATATTTTCGACTTCAGCCAATCAAGCATCATAGAAAAATTCAGCTATTTTATAGGCATCTTTATCCCAGTCGGCATACTCACGTTTTACACTGTACTTAAATCGCGCAGACTGTCGCTGTTTTTAGACGCACTTTCAAATGAGAATACAGGGCTGTTGTATAAGCTAACGAAATTGAAAAGTGTGTGGTTTGGTAAGGTGGAAGATTAGGGTTTAAGCTAGCAAAACCTTTGAACGAGTGTTTGACTTAAACCCTTTAGTTTCTTGAGATACCATCACTTCAATATCGTAGTAAGGCGCTGGATACCACACGGCCATCTCTTCCATCAACAAGCTTAAAGCTCTACTACGATTTTTGCCTGCATCCAGTGTGTTATTTTTCCTAGCTGCTACTTTATTGAGAATCATTTTCTTCACCTCATTTAAGATTATTCAGCATGTTTAATTCTATTAAAAATGCTTACCATAATGATTAGTTAGCAAAGACCGTGCCAATAGATCTTTCCATAATTGAACTATTAACCTATTGATTATATTTATTAATTAAAAATGTATGAATAAAGACATGTTGACAATTCAAGGTTAATGTTGAATTGTCAGCAAAATTTTGGCAGCCAAGGCGTGTGTTTTTGCACTCGCCAAAATCTATCTACGATTAGTCATATCTCAAAGCGCATAAACTTCTTAAAGCCTTTATTTATGGCTTGGATCAAGCAATAAGTGAGAGTCTTACTTTGCGGGTTTCTAGGGCTACATATCTATTTAATCTTGACGGCATGTTAATATAATTAGCATCTTGGCTAAATTATAAGCATAAATAATGATTGCGATTCTCGAAGCTAAACGTGCGGGGCTGCTCTCAAAACAGCATTGGCTCAATAATGCACTGGCTGGGGCAATCGTTGGCATTGTAGCCTTACCTTTAGCGATGGCGTTCGCAATCGCATCTGGCGCAAAGCCAGAACAAGGAATTTATACAGCGATAGTGGCGGGCGGGCTAACCTCTTTATTTGGCGGTAGTCGTTTGCAGATAGCTGGCCCCACTGGAGCTTTTATCGTTATTCTTGCTGGCATTACAGCTAAGTACGGTATTGAAGGCTTGCAGGTTGCCACATTGATGGCTGGCATCATGTTAATGCTGATGGGTTTGACACGTCTTGGCGGGGTCATCAAATTCATTCCCGATCCAGTAATTGTTGGCTTTACCAGTGGTATTGGCATCATTATTTGGGTTGGTCAGTGGAAAGATTTTTTTGGGTTATCGCCAGCGACAGGCGCCGAACATTTTCATGAAAAATTCTGGAATCTGATACAGGCATTTCCAGGGTTACAGCTTGAACCAACATTACTAGGGTTGCTAACACTGGCAGTGCTACTCACTTCTCCACGCGTCTTAAAACGCATTCCGTCACCTTTGGTTGCAATGGTGATAGCAACGGCTGTTCAATGGTATTTTAATTTTGAAAATGTGGCGACTATCGGCAGTGCTTTTGGTGGAATTCCACAAAATTTACCGCATTTCCAATTGCCTTCTGTCACATTTTCAGAGGTGCTAAAGTTGATTGGCCCAGCTTTCACCATTGCGCTTTTAGGCTCAATTGAATCATTGCTATCAGCCGTTGTAGCCGATGGCATGACTGGCACTAAACATAATTCTAATCAGGAGTTAATTGGCCAAGGTATTGCGAACATTTTTTCGCCTTTATTTGGCGGGTTTGCCTCAACTGGTGCGATTGCGCGAACCGCTACCAATATTCGTAATGGCGGCACCAGCCCGATTGCAGGTATCGTTCACGCCTTAACACTTGTGGTGATTGTATTACTGCTTGCTCCGCTAGCATCGCACATTCCTTTATGCGCTTTATCAGCGATTCTCTTTGTTGTTGCTTACAATATGAGTGAGCTACATCGCTTTTCTCATATGGTACGGACTGCGCCCAGGGCTGATGTTGCGGTATTGCTTATTACATTTTTGCTAACAGTGTTTGGTGACTTAGTAATCGCTGTCAACATTGGCGTGCTGCTGGCATGTCTGCTCTTCATGAAGCGTATGTCAGAAACTTTTGTGATTGAACAACAGCCAGTAGACGCGTTAAAAGTAACACCAGAGAGTGCCGACTTTAAGCTTCCGCCAAAAACTGTCGTTTTTACTATGGAAGGGCCTTTCTTTTTTGGGGCTGCTCAACATTTAGAAAGTGCGCTCGAAGATGTTCATGGACATGCCAATATTTTGGTATTGCGGCTTGGGCAAGTTCCTTTTATTGATGCAACGGGTATTCAGGCACTTTGCGACTTACTAGACACTTGCAAGCACCATAAAACAAGGTTGGTACTCAGTGAAGCTCGACCCAATGTAGTTAGAAAACTAACACTAGCTGGATTGGTGCAGCAATTGGGTGAAGATAACGTTCTAAAACATCTGCATGAATTACATTGAACACATAAACATGAAATATTATCCAGATAAGCTCACGTAAACTGGCTTGATTTGCTGATTAAATAAATAGAAGTTATCAGCTATATTTTGGTAAAATAGCCTTACAAATTAAATGAATAGACTATTTTGACCACGATTAAACTCAATAAAAAATCTGACGACACGCAAGTTAAGGCGAATAAGCCGCCTGTGCGTCGCACCAATGCTGGTGTGCGTGACCGTAGCGTCGCGCCGCCTAAGGTAAATGCGCCTGTTAGAGACGAACAGCCAACTGAAAGAAAATCCGAAAGACAAGAAGCTTCACATCAAGCGCCAGATAGAGCTGGGCAACGTAACCATCGCTTTGATGGTAAGCCTCGTGAAAATTTGCGTGATGATGATAGACAAAATGCACGCCCAGCTTATTCAGCTAGACCTGCGGAAGAAAGAGAACAACAACCACGTCAAGCAAGACCGCAAGGTGTTGATACGCGCATTACACCGCGCCCCGACAAAAACGAACCGCAATATCGCCAAGCGCCACGCCGCGGCGGTAAGGTACGTGATGGCTATGATGCAGTCAACACGCCACAGTATGGCGCTGCGGCAAAAGCTGCATATAAATCTACCACGATTAGCACCGAGTTACCGCGTCTTTCCAAGGTGATGGCCGAGCGTGGCATTTGTTCGCGTCGCGAGGCAGATGAATGGATTATGAATAGCTGGGTAATGGTCGATGGTGTGATTATTGATACGCTGGGCACACGCATTAACCCAGATGCTGAAATTGTAATCAGCAGTTACGCGCATGAAGTGCAGGCTGAAACGGTCACGATTATTCTGCACAAACCTGTGGGCTATGTGAGCGGTCAGGCCGAAGATGGCTACCAACCGGCAATTGTATTGGTGCACCCTGATAACGAATGGTTGGATGACCCTGAGTTAAATCAGCTCCATGAGCGCGAGTTTCAACGTAGATATTTAAATGGCCTTGCACCAGCAGGCCGCTTGGATATTGATTCTACAGGAATGTTAGTACTCACTCAGGATGGTCGCGTAGCACGCCATTTAATTGGTGAGGATTCAACGGTTGAAAAAGAATACTTGGTGCGCGTGGAAGGCTCTTTGGATGATGACGGCTTAAAACGCCTCAATCACGGTTTAAGTTTAGATGGCGAAAAACTCAAGCCAGCAAAAGTCAGTTGGCAGAATGAGGACCAATTGCGCTTTGTACTGCGCGAGGGTAAAAAGCGCCAAATTCGCCGTATGTGTGAAATGGTAGGCTTGCATGTAGTTGGCTTAAAACGCGTACGTATCGGAAGTGTTAATTTAGGTAAATTACCAGTCGGACAATGGCGTTACTTACGTAATGGCGAACGTTTTTAAGTTATGCTATCGCTAGTCATTTTTTGACGTTTATTAAGGGATAAATCATGAGTTTATTTGATGACGTAGCAGGCGCAGTAATGGGTAAGGTAATGGGCGGCAACCAAGGTGGTATGGCACAAATCGCTATGGAAATGTTTAACCAACACGGTGGCTTAAACGGTGTTTTAGACAAATTTAAACAAGGTGGTTTAGGTGATCTAGCGGCTTCATGGGTTGGCACAGGTGCAAACTTGCCAATTTCTGCTGATCAAATTTCTAGCGTTTTAGGAAGTGGCGCAATTGCTGAAATGGCAGCAAAATTCGGCATTACACCTGAAGTGTTAAGCACCCAAATTGCACAACATTTGCCTAGCGTAATAGATAAAATGACACCAAACGGTGAAGTCGGTGCTGATTCAGGCAATTTACTGAGCACGGTTTTGGGCATGCTTAAATAAGTATTGAACACAGATAAGCATTGAAAAAGGGCGATGTATCGCCCTTTTTTATGAGTGAAAGCTTTAAGTAACGCTTTGTAACAAAACTGACCTAATCTAAAACTCAAACCTGTTAAAATAACTTTATGGACATATTACTCATACTAAAAGCCTTAATCCTTGGTGTAGTCGAAGGCGCTACCGAATTCTTGCCCATTAGCAGCACGGGACATTTAATTATCGCTGGTGATTTGCTGGATTTTTTAACTAAAGATAAGCGTGATGTATTTGAAATCATCATTCAACTAGGCGCCATTCTTGCCGTGATTTGGGAGTATCGCGTAAAATTCATTCACGTAGCAACCAATCTAAATGAAAGTAAATCACGACAATTAGTGATTAATCTATTCATTGCCTTTTTACCATTAGCAATACTAGGTTTGGCGTTTCATCACCAAATTAAAGATTTATTATTCAACCCAAAATCAGTGGCCATTGCCCTCATTGTGGGCGGTTTTGTGATTTTGTTCATTGAGAAAAAACTACCTGCAGTAAAAATTCACTCTGTTGATGATATGGATTGGAAACTGGCACTTAAAGTTGGCTTTGCACAAGCCATTGCCTTAATTCCAGGTGCTTCTAGAGCTGGCTCTACTATCATTGGCGGCATGTGTTTTGGTTTGTCACGTACGGCAGCCACAGAATTCTCATTCTTTTTAGCGGTACCCGTGATGTTTGCTGCTACTTTTTATGATTTATACAAAAGTAGAGACTTACTTTCCGCTCATGATTTAACGCTCTTCTTAGCTGGATTTATTACAGCATTTATTGCAGCATTAATTGTGATTAAAGTGTTAATCCGCTATGTTGCAAACCACGATTTTACTGCGTTTGCTTGGTACCGCATTGTGTTTGGTGCAATCGTGTTGGCCTATTTCTGGCATTAAGATGACACAAACCGCGAGCGGTTATGATGATTTGGTTGCAACGCTTAATCTATTTGCTGCTCCTGTCGCGCTTGAACCGTTAGCCTTTGGAACAGCAATTGATCAACTAGGCGCAGATGCCTACACATTGACCGCAACTATTACCGTTTTACCTTTCTTGCAACCATTTCCGTTAGGTGTATTCGCACTGGTCGGCAGTGCTGCATTTTTGGCATTGGGCATGCAATTATTTAGAGGCGAGCAGAATTTAAG is drawn from Methylotenera versatilis 301 and contains these coding sequences:
- a CDS encoding YidB family protein, giving the protein MSLFDDVAGAVMGKVMGGNQGGMAQIAMEMFNQHGGLNGVLDKFKQGGLGDLAASWVGTGANLPISADQISSVLGSGAIAEMAAKFGITPEVLSTQIAQHLPSVIDKMTPNGEVGADSGNLLSTVLGMLK
- a CDS encoding pseudouridine synthase; this encodes MTTIKLNKKSDDTQVKANKPPVRRTNAGVRDRSVAPPKVNAPVRDEQPTERKSERQEASHQAPDRAGQRNHRFDGKPRENLRDDDRQNARPAYSARPAEEREQQPRQARPQGVDTRITPRPDKNEPQYRQAPRRGGKVRDGYDAVNTPQYGAAAKAAYKSTTISTELPRLSKVMAERGICSRREADEWIMNSWVMVDGVIIDTLGTRINPDAEIVISSYAHEVQAETVTIILHKPVGYVSGQAEDGYQPAIVLVHPDNEWLDDPELNQLHEREFQRRYLNGLAPAGRLDIDSTGMLVLTQDGRVARHLIGEDSTVEKEYLVRVEGSLDDDGLKRLNHGLSLDGEKLKPAKVSWQNEDQLRFVLREGKKRQIRRMCEMVGLHVVGLKRVRIGSVNLGKLPVGQWRYLRNGERF
- the thiC gene encoding phosphomethylpyrimidine synthase ThiC, with amino-acid sequence MNATDKNLQKNLAKFVSETAEIDPATKLPFANSRKVYVQGSRPDIQVPFREISLSDTPSQFGAEKNPPVVVYDTSGPYTDPNVDIDIRNGLPAMRAPWIMERGDVEQLDGPSSEFGHQRLVDPELAEMRFNLHRKPLRAKAGQNVSQMHYARKGIITPEMEYIAIRENQRREGMSEMLQKQHEGQDFGANIPKVITAEFVRSEVALGRAIIPVNINHPEIEPMIIGRNFLVKINANIGNSALGSSISEEVEKMVWGTRWGGDTVMDLSTGKNIHETREWIIRNSPVPIGTVPIYQALEKVNGKAEDLTWEIFRDTLIEQAEQGVDYFTIHAGVRLAYIPMTAKRMTGIVSRGGSIMAKWCLAHHKESFLYEHFEDICEIMKQYDVAFSLGDGLRPGSIYDANDEAQFAELKTLGELTQIAWKHDVQCMIEGPGHVPMHLIKENMELQLEHCGEAPFYTLGPLTTDIAPGYDHITSGIGAAMIGWYGCAMLCYVTPKEHLGLPDKEDVRVGIITYKIAAHAADLAKGHPGAQIRDNALSKARFEFRWDDQFNLGLDPEKAKEFHDETLPQEGAKQAHFCSMCGPHFCSMKISQDVRDYADKLGVSGEEALHKGMQEKAIEFVKKGSEVYQKV
- a CDS encoding SulP family inorganic anion transporter, coding for MIAILEAKRAGLLSKQHWLNNALAGAIVGIVALPLAMAFAIASGAKPEQGIYTAIVAGGLTSLFGGSRLQIAGPTGAFIVILAGITAKYGIEGLQVATLMAGIMLMLMGLTRLGGVIKFIPDPVIVGFTSGIGIIIWVGQWKDFFGLSPATGAEHFHEKFWNLIQAFPGLQLEPTLLGLLTLAVLLTSPRVLKRIPSPLVAMVIATAVQWYFNFENVATIGSAFGGIPQNLPHFQLPSVTFSEVLKLIGPAFTIALLGSIESLLSAVVADGMTGTKHNSNQELIGQGIANIFSPLFGGFASTGAIARTATNIRNGGTSPIAGIVHALTLVVIVLLLAPLASHIPLCALSAILFVVAYNMSELHRFSHMVRTAPRADVAVLLITFLLTVFGDLVIAVNIGVLLACLLFMKRMSETFVIEQQPVDALKVTPESADFKLPPKTVVFTMEGPFFFGAAQHLESALEDVHGHANILVLRLGQVPFIDATGIQALCDLLDTCKHHKTRLVLSEARPNVVRKLTLAGLVQQLGEDNVLKHLHELH
- a CDS encoding undecaprenyl-diphosphate phosphatase, with translation MDILLILKALILGVVEGATEFLPISSTGHLIIAGDLLDFLTKDKRDVFEIIIQLGAILAVIWEYRVKFIHVATNLNESKSRQLVINLFIAFLPLAILGLAFHHQIKDLLFNPKSVAIALIVGGFVILFIEKKLPAVKIHSVDDMDWKLALKVGFAQAIALIPGASRAGSTIIGGMCFGLSRTAATEFSFFLAVPVMFAATFYDLYKSRDLLSAHDLTLFLAGFITAFIAALIVIKVLIRYVANHDFTAFAWYRIVFGAIVLAYFWH